In a genomic window of Sediminispirochaeta bajacaliforniensis DSM 16054:
- the tsaE gene encoding tRNA (adenosine(37)-N6)-threonylcarbamoyltransferase complex ATPase subunit type 1 TsaE, which translates to MKEHKTSSGEQTQALGADFAAGLSPGAVVCMHGPLGAGKTTFIQGVASFLGIQEAVTSPTFTIASAYEGTLPLYHIDVYRIDSTEEFELLGLEEYIYGKGVTFIEWSEKVEEALPPRLIHITISINDDGTRTIVIDEPEEEP; encoded by the coding sequence ATGAAAGAGCATAAAACATCAAGTGGCGAACAGACGCAAGCCTTGGGGGCGGACTTTGCGGCAGGCCTTAGCCCCGGGGCTGTCGTTTGTATGCACGGCCCTCTCGGCGCAGGAAAAACAACCTTCATACAGGGCGTTGCCTCCTTTCTGGGGATACAAGAAGCGGTGACGAGCCCGACATTCACCATTGCCTCTGCGTACGAAGGAACCCTGCCCCTTTATCACATCGACGTCTATCGTATTGATTCGACAGAAGAGTTCGAACTGTTGGGGCTCGAAGAGTATATCTACGGCAAGGGTGTCACCTTTATTGAATGGAGCGAAAAAGTGGAAGAAGCCCTTCCCCCGAGGCTCATCCATATCACTATCAGCATCAATGACGATGGGACACGTACTATCGTCATAGACGAACCTGAGGAGGAGCCGTGA
- a CDS encoding PilZ domain-containing protein: protein MMWETALPLLQFVPTIKKSDPRTTIIGVIVVVVFFGILLLVGGKGGGGTRSRTASRGSKRTFKRHAQARGLSKRESTLLMQIAQGANIPPLRLLQSGQSLDSALKRTFSSIETDPHPGVDKEARKLELYRIKQKLERSGGGGTGNYGSSKQIPLGQALTIQDEVGNRFQSKINGNLQKNLSLTVPVDNRGNQIRWKKWTKVKVFFWRSNGQGYSFESKVLGYNQLRGVSSLFIQHAGKIKKEQQRRYRRREMSRPAYFYPIRVLAAGSGKTMEKKAVVEHKRGTLGTINDISAGGCAMKSNYPLGTGELIKLEFETGRGSNQVVVYGKVRSLSRLRPIGGIMHIQFTRMSRKHLNRINSYVYGLEDSIAKKR, encoded by the coding sequence ATGATGTGGGAAACAGCACTTCCACTTTTGCAATTTGTTCCCACAATCAAAAAAAGCGACCCCAGAACGACCATTATCGGGGTCATCGTTGTTGTAGTTTTTTTTGGAATTCTGCTTCTTGTCGGCGGCAAAGGCGGCGGCGGAACCAGATCACGGACCGCAAGCAGGGGAAGCAAACGTACATTCAAGCGGCATGCACAGGCTCGAGGTCTCAGTAAAAGAGAAAGCACGCTTCTCATGCAGATAGCACAGGGGGCAAACATCCCTCCCTTACGCTTATTACAAAGCGGTCAGAGCCTTGATTCTGCATTAAAAAGGACATTTTCCAGTATTGAAACGGATCCGCATCCAGGTGTGGATAAGGAAGCAAGAAAGCTGGAGCTCTACAGGATCAAGCAGAAACTCGAACGCTCCGGAGGCGGAGGGACGGGCAATTACGGCTCATCAAAGCAGATTCCACTGGGCCAGGCTCTCACAATTCAAGACGAGGTCGGAAATCGATTTCAATCCAAGATAAACGGCAATCTCCAAAAAAATCTCAGCCTGACGGTTCCTGTTGATAATCGTGGTAACCAGATACGCTGGAAAAAATGGACCAAGGTAAAGGTTTTTTTCTGGCGCTCGAACGGACAAGGCTACAGCTTCGAGAGCAAGGTCCTCGGCTATAACCAGTTGAGAGGAGTTTCAAGCCTCTTCATTCAGCATGCAGGAAAAATCAAGAAAGAGCAGCAACGGCGCTACCGCAGGCGAGAAATGAGTCGACCGGCCTACTTTTATCCCATCAGGGTCCTGGCAGCAGGAAGCGGAAAAACTATGGAAAAGAAGGCGGTTGTCGAACATAAGCGGGGTACCCTCGGCACGATCAACGACATCTCCGCCGGAGGCTGCGCAATGAAGAGCAATTATCCCCTTGGAACGGGAGAATTGATTAAACTCGAATTTGAGACAGGCCGGGGATCAAACCAAGTCGTGGTGTATGGGAAGGTGCGGAGCCTTTCAAGACTTCGACCCATCGGAGGCATTATGCACATCCAATTCACCCGGATGAGCAGAAAGCATCTCAATCGAATCAACTCCTACGTCTACGGACTTGAAGATTCCATCGCGAAAAAACGTTAA
- the fliD gene encoding flagellar filament capping protein FliD: protein MSDLSIPGVNSKYKTDEMIKAIMDAERIPLNRLEDRKEEYKQQKDAWQVINRTIDRFRDSAKKLYGFQNPFQNLVADSSQENALTATAGRQAEEATSAVEVIQVASADRFASASLPNDYHVPEGTYRFRVGDEEVSVKFRGGDLDSFAQAINRRGTGLLAASVVRDTFDTKVMVISSLKTGEENKLFFDDATKALALDMGMLEEAVEDSFSLTPNKTAEPGERQTVDINHALTGKQQLSVTYTVENLPKEAYSPPSPPSGPSLSPPEGVTYEGITIQNSESQVEVPPWQPPPPPPYSESKDIFSIDGNALSPISGEDTEATIVLGRNELSDFPKKLEINNGGNTNRRITVKKMAITDPEVRGDASPAHAISAASDSIIKIEGIEVRRPDNEIDDVIPGITLHVKAPSDGPVDIHIEPDRETIKNDIIAFVGSYNQLLTRINIMTDTNESIIDEIEYFTDDERKAAQDQLGIFQGDTTFMQLKNRLQQLIITPYKTSADNRLSMLNQIGISTNSSGFGGGVDQKRLRGYLEINEAKLDEVLKSDLLPAIKELFGRDSDGDLVVDSGVGYAMDQYTSYYTQTGGLIATRVSGLNERIDDTDNDIKEMEDDLERKEQQLKVKYGQMESALSTMQENSRALNNLNNSGQ, encoded by the coding sequence ATGTCTGATTTATCGATACCGGGCGTAAATAGTAAATACAAGACAGATGAAATGATCAAGGCGATCATGGATGCCGAGCGTATCCCCCTCAATCGCCTTGAAGATCGAAAAGAAGAGTATAAGCAGCAAAAAGACGCCTGGCAGGTGATCAATAGAACCATTGATCGATTTCGGGATAGTGCGAAAAAACTCTACGGATTCCAAAACCCCTTTCAAAATCTGGTTGCCGATTCTTCTCAGGAAAATGCACTCACGGCAACGGCGGGTCGTCAGGCCGAAGAAGCGACAAGCGCCGTGGAGGTCATACAAGTGGCTTCCGCCGATCGTTTCGCTAGCGCTTCACTACCGAATGACTATCATGTTCCGGAGGGTACATATAGATTTCGGGTAGGAGACGAAGAGGTATCAGTAAAATTCCGAGGTGGCGACCTTGATTCTTTTGCCCAGGCGATAAACCGCCGTGGAACAGGTCTTCTTGCGGCTTCGGTGGTACGGGACACCTTCGATACAAAGGTAATGGTGATCAGCAGCTTGAAAACCGGCGAAGAAAACAAGCTGTTCTTTGATGATGCGACAAAAGCCCTTGCCCTTGATATGGGAATGCTGGAAGAAGCAGTAGAAGATAGCTTCTCGCTGACACCCAATAAAACAGCAGAGCCGGGGGAGCGTCAGACAGTAGATATCAACCATGCGCTAACGGGTAAGCAGCAGCTATCGGTCACCTATACGGTCGAAAATCTGCCGAAAGAGGCGTACTCACCCCCATCGCCACCCAGCGGACCATCACTCTCTCCTCCCGAGGGGGTTACCTACGAAGGAATTACCATCCAGAACAGCGAAAGCCAGGTTGAAGTACCCCCGTGGCAGCCTCCGCCTCCCCCACCCTACAGCGAATCAAAGGACATTTTTTCGATTGACGGAAACGCTTTATCACCGATCTCCGGTGAGGATACCGAAGCAACAATCGTCCTGGGGAGAAACGAACTTTCCGATTTTCCGAAAAAACTGGAAATCAACAACGGGGGAAACACCAATCGGAGGATTACTGTAAAAAAGATGGCCATCACCGATCCCGAGGTTAGAGGGGATGCATCCCCGGCGCATGCAATATCTGCCGCTTCGGATTCGATCATCAAAATCGAAGGGATCGAGGTCAGGCGGCCGGATAACGAGATTGATGATGTGATACCCGGTATCACGCTTCATGTAAAGGCCCCTTCCGACGGGCCTGTGGATATTCATATAGAACCCGACCGTGAAACGATTAAAAACGACATCATAGCCTTTGTCGGCAGCTACAACCAGCTTCTAACCCGCATCAATATCATGACCGATACAAATGAATCGATCATAGATGAAATCGAATATTTCACCGATGACGAACGGAAAGCGGCACAGGACCAGCTTGGAATCTTTCAGGGAGACACCACCTTTATGCAGTTGAAAAACAGACTGCAGCAGTTGATCATCACCCCCTACAAAACCAGTGCGGACAATCGACTTTCCATGCTCAATCAGATTGGGATATCGACCAACAGTTCAGGTTTCGGCGGCGGGGTGGATCAAAAAAGGCTGCGCGGTTACCTTGAGATCAACGAAGCGAAGCTTGATGAGGTATTGAAATCCGACCTCTTACCCGCGATCAAGGAACTTTTCGGAAGGGACAGTGACGGGGATCTTGTCGTGGACTCCGGTGTCGGTTATGCTATGGATCAATATACCTCCTACTATACCCAGACAGGAGGCTTAATTGCGACCAGAGTATCGGGGCTAAATGAACGAATAGATGATACCGATAATGATATTAAGGAAATGGAAGACGATTTAGAACGCAAAGAGCAGCAGCTCAAGGTGAAATACGGACAGATGGAGAGTGCCCTGAGTACCATGCAGGAAAACAGCCGCGCCCTGAATAATCTAAACAACTCCGGGCAGTAA
- a CDS encoding flagellar protein FlaG has protein sequence MELDIQNLSNNAARMETVRRNSEVAQAIKAKAKAQRIAEEQSKKEAAAAPISEKDAEGYLKDILRMTSLFDRKLKFILNRDLGTIVVKVVDRQTDKVIKEIPPEELQRLHRRMKEAIGLLIDEEI, from the coding sequence ATGGAACTCGACATACAGAATCTATCGAATAACGCTGCTCGAATGGAAACGGTCCGTAGAAACAGTGAAGTAGCCCAGGCCATCAAGGCTAAGGCGAAAGCTCAGCGTATTGCAGAAGAGCAAAGCAAAAAGGAAGCTGCTGCCGCGCCAATTTCTGAAAAAGATGCGGAAGGTTATTTGAAAGATATTCTCCGGATGACGAGTTTATTCGATCGTAAACTTAAATTTATTCTCAACCGTGATCTCGGTACCATAGTAGTAAAGGTGGTGGACCGGCAAACCGATAAGGTGATCAAGGAGATACCCCCGGAGGAACTTCAGCGGCTTCATCGCAGGATGAAGGAGGCCATAGGCCTTCTGATCGACGAGGAGATCTGA
- a CDS encoding flagellin N-terminal helical domain-containing protein has product MIINHNMSAMYANRSLSVRNNEVQSNIEKLSSGMRINRAGDDASGLAVSEKMRGQIKGLNQATRNIENGVSFIQATEGYLQETQDILHRLRELSVQSANGIYTDEDRMQIQVEVSQLVDEVNRIASHAQFNGMNMLTGRFAQNGEQVMQFQVGANMDQSERIFIGTMTAQALGLQGSQGTEEMISITSVDSANMAIGQLDTALRQVSRQRADLGAYQNRFETASQGVSIAAENLQAAESRIRDVDMASEMVDYMKNQILTQAGTAMLAQANTKTQSVLQLF; this is encoded by the coding sequence ATGATTATTAACCACAACATGAGCGCCATGTACGCAAACAGAAGTCTTAGCGTACGTAACAATGAGGTGCAAAGCAACATCGAAAAGCTCAGCTCCGGCATGCGTATCAACAGGGCCGGCGACGATGCTTCAGGTCTTGCGGTATCCGAAAAAATGCGGGGCCAGATCAAGGGGCTTAATCAGGCTACACGGAACATCGAAAATGGTGTCTCCTTCATCCAGGCAACGGAAGGATACCTGCAGGAAACTCAGGATATACTTCATAGGCTGAGAGAACTCTCGGTACAGTCGGCAAACGGCATCTATACAGACGAAGACAGAATGCAGATTCAGGTCGAAGTCAGTCAGTTGGTCGACGAAGTCAACAGAATCGCCAGCCATGCACAGTTCAATGGTATGAACATGCTTACCGGTCGTTTTGCACAGAATGGAGAACAGGTCATGCAGTTCCAGGTCGGGGCCAATATGGACCAGAGTGAAAGAATTTTTATCGGAACCATGACTGCACAGGCGCTCGGACTTCAGGGGTCGCAGGGAACCGAAGAGATGATTTCGATCACCTCGGTAGACTCTGCAAATATGGCTATCGGCCAACTTGATACCGCCCTCCGTCAGGTCTCGCGTCAGCGAGCCGATCTTGGCGCATATCAGAACCGCTTTGAGACAGCCAGCCAGGGTGTATCTATCGCGGCCGAAAATCTTCAGGCTGCCGAAAGTCGAATCAGAGATGTCGACATGGCTTCGGAAATGGTTGACTACATGAAAAACCAGATCCTTACGCAGGCCGGCACCGCGATGCTTGCTCAGGCAAATACAAAGACCCAGTCGGTACTTCAGCTTTTTTAA
- a CDS encoding flagellin N-terminal helical domain-containing protein translates to MIINHNMSAVFSQNRLKISNNAVSKNMEKLSSGLRINRAGDDASGLAVSEKMRSQIRGLNQASRNASNGISFIQSTEGYLQETQDILHRMRELSVQSANGIYSDEDRMQIQVEISQLVDEVDRIASHAQFNGMNMLTGRFARESGENTVTASMWFHIGANMDQRERVFIGTMTSAALGVRNIGTNEILTIETPEDANRAIGTLDSALKSVNKQRADLGAYQNRLEHAVKGIDVASENLQAAESRIRDTDMADEMVKYTKNQILVQAGTAMLSQANMKTQSVLQLFG, encoded by the coding sequence ATGATCATTAATCACAACATGAGTGCTGTCTTTTCACAAAATCGCCTCAAGATTAGTAACAACGCAGTAAGCAAAAACATGGAAAAGCTCTCTTCAGGTCTTCGCATCAACCGTGCAGGCGATGATGCATCGGGTCTGGCAGTATCAGAAAAGATGAGGTCTCAGATTAGAGGCTTGAATCAGGCAAGCAGAAACGCCTCCAACGGCATCAGCTTTATCCAGTCGACCGAAGGATATCTTCAGGAGACTCAGGATATTCTGCACCGCATGAGGGAGCTTTCGGTACAGTCCGCCAACGGTATCTACTCCGACGAGGACAGAATGCAGATCCAGGTTGAAATTAGTCAGTTGGTTGATGAGGTCGACCGAATTGCCAGCCATGCACAGTTTAACGGGATGAACATGCTTACCGGCCGTTTTGCCCGGGAATCGGGAGAAAACACCGTTACAGCCAGTATGTGGTTCCACATCGGGGCCAATATGGATCAGAGGGAACGGGTCTTTATCGGTACCATGACCAGTGCCGCACTCGGTGTGAGAAATATCGGGACTAACGAAATTTTAACCATCGAGACCCCCGAAGATGCAAACCGGGCCATCGGTACCCTGGATTCCGCTCTCAAGAGCGTAAACAAGCAGCGGGCCGATCTCGGGGCTTATCAGAACAGGCTCGAACATGCGGTGAAAGGCATCGATGTCGCGTCCGAAAACCTCCAGGCGGCGGAAAGCAGGATTAGAGACACCGACATGGCCGATGAGATGGTGAAATACACCAAGAACCAGATCCTTGTTCAGGCAGGAACGGCTATGCTGTCCCAGGCAAACATGAAAACACAGTCAGTCTTGCAACTTTTCGGATAG
- a CDS encoding tetratricopeptide repeat protein produces the protein MGGKEEIDRLLYISLPEDFHRSIGDFSIDPSIMLPVEVPPGMGKVVDFADLSWEMIISAMLKILAWNPEHSHADYFRSFILALQPDIVSTMTEAAIVKAKRLDFDLAEELFLALSRLDPQEEKTPLNLALLYEQQLDLYVDQGRISLAEDAAIRAINTYEKAIVSFPQSPGVHFNAGYFFLKLRKLGRAKMLLSDFLSLAEDNDPRIPKVEKALDELESNEQLDRLFHEAFEAIKEKHEKEGIEKIKSFLSVRPEVWSGWFLLGWALRRSGDYTAGKKALYRALELEEKEVDIYNELAICLMELGEYDQCRVVLEKARAIEPKNVKIISNIAILELKKDNYEEAQRCFREILKIDPQDPLALYYAKDIE, from the coding sequence ATGGGCGGAAAAGAAGAAATAGATCGCTTATTGTATATCTCTTTACCTGAGGACTTTCATCGTTCCATTGGAGACTTTTCCATAGATCCGTCCATCATGCTTCCCGTCGAAGTGCCTCCCGGCATGGGGAAAGTCGTGGACTTTGCCGATCTCTCCTGGGAGATGATCATTTCGGCCATGTTGAAGATATTGGCATGGAATCCCGAGCATAGCCATGCCGACTACTTCCGAAGTTTCATCCTTGCCCTTCAGCCCGACATTGTTTCCACAATGACGGAGGCGGCCATTGTAAAAGCAAAGAGGCTCGATTTCGACCTTGCCGAGGAACTTTTTCTTGCGCTCTCCCGTCTCGATCCACAGGAAGAGAAAACACCCCTTAACCTTGCCCTTCTATATGAACAGCAGCTTGATCTCTATGTCGATCAGGGACGTATTTCCCTGGCAGAAGACGCCGCAATCAGGGCGATCAATACCTATGAAAAGGCCATCGTCTCCTTTCCGCAAAGTCCGGGAGTACATTTCAATGCCGGCTATTTTTTCCTCAAACTGCGCAAGCTTGGAAGGGCAAAAATGCTTTTGAGCGACTTTCTCTCCCTTGCTGAGGATAATGATCCCCGTATACCCAAGGTGGAAAAGGCGCTTGATGAGCTTGAAAGCAATGAACAACTCGACCGGCTTTTTCATGAGGCATTCGAAGCCATAAAAGAAAAACACGAGAAGGAAGGCATAGAGAAAATCAAGAGCTTTCTCTCTGTGCGTCCCGAAGTTTGGAGTGGCTGGTTCTTGCTGGGCTGGGCGCTCAGACGGAGTGGCGACTATACAGCAGGCAAAAAAGCGCTTTATAGGGCCTTGGAATTGGAAGAAAAGGAAGTAGACATCTATAACGAACTTGCCATCTGCCTCATGGAGCTCGGAGAATATGACCAATGCAGGGTCGTGTTGGAAAAGGCCAGGGCCATAGAACCGAAGAATGTCAAAATCATATCGAATATTGCAATCCTCGAGTTAAAAAAAGACAACTATGAAGAGGCCCAGCGCTGTTTCCGTGAGATCCTGAAAATTGATCCGCAAGATCCTCTTGCCCTTTACTATGCGAAAGATATCGAATAG